A genomic stretch from Malus domestica chromosome 15, GDT2T_hap1 includes:
- the LOC103424762 gene encoding uncharacterized transporter C405.03c-like isoform X1, with product MMGWRYRAGLFLIAAVVVIWVTSAEVTQGIFTDYKQPFVVTYLGASLMVVYIPIAFIKDWLCNFLKRRSSKSDKNAESSMNEFSAGFSSTLKLNGVKDFELEIHGSLTRKDSDADLSPHAEEQPLVSKYKDDLNVLKHDKEVTTRQIATYGFYIAPLWFITEYFSNAALARTSVASTTVLSSTSGLFTLFVGAFLGEDSLNVAKVVAVFVSMAGVAMTTLGKTWATDESQLSAANGKRSLVGDMFGLLSAMSYGLFTVLLKKFAGEGGERVDVQKLFGYIGLFTLVLLWWLIWPLTALGIEPKFMIPHSAKLEEVVIANGFIGSVLSDYFWALCVVWTTPLVATLGMSLTIPLAMVADMFIHGRHYSAVYILGSVQVFAGFVIANLSDWCSKKLGL from the exons ATGATGGGGTGGAGGTACAGAGCTGGGTTGTTCCTAATTGCTGCTGTTGTTGTCATTTGGGTCACCTCTGCAGAAGTTACCCAG GGTATATTTACGGACTATAAGCAGCCATTTGTAGTAACATATCTCGGAGCTTCTCTTATGGTAGTTTACATCCCAATAGCATTCATTAAGGATTGGTTGTGTAATTTTCTAAAACGCCGCTCCTCTAAAAGTGATAAAAATGCAGAAAGCAGCATGAATGAGTTTTCTGCTGGATTTAGTTCTACTCTAAAACTCAATGGAGTGAAAGACTTTGAATTGGAAATTCATGGGTCCTTGACCAGAAAAGACAGTGATGCAGACCTTTCACCTCATGCAGAAGAACAGCCTTTGGTTTCTAAATACAAAGATGATTTAAATGTGCTGAAACATGATAAAGAGGTTACTACGAGGCAAATTGCTACTTATGGGTTTTACATTGCCCCTCTCTGGTTTATTACGGAG TATTTTTCAAATGCTGCTCTTGCGCGTACAAGTGTTGCAAGTACAACAGTATTATCCTCGACGTCAGGACTCTTTACTCTTTTTGTAGGTGCATTCTTGGGCGAAGATTCTTTAAATGTAGCAAAGGTGGTCGCTGTCTTTGTTAGCATGGCTGGTGTAGCTATGACAACTCTGGGCAAAACATGGGCTACGGATGAGTCACAACTGAGTGCCGC CAACGGGAAACGCTCTCTTGTTGGAGATATGTTTGGTCTTCTCTCAGCCATGTCATATGGTCTATTCACTG TTCTTCTTAAAAAGTTTGCGGGTGAAGGAGGAGAAAGGGTTGACGTGCAAAAGTTGTTTGGGTATATTGGATTGTTTACACTTGTATTGTTATGGTGGCTTA TTTGGCCGTTGACAGCATTGGGCATTGAGCCCAAGTTTATGATTCCTCACTCTGCTAAATTGGAAGAAGTTGTTATTGCCAACGGCTTTATTGGAAGTGTACTCTCTGACTACTTCTG GGCACTATGTGTTGTGTGGACAACTCCACTCGTTGCCACCTTGGGCATGTCGCTCACCATTCCCCTTGCTATGGTTGCTGACATGTTCATCCATGGCCGTCATTATTCAGCAGTTTACATACTTGGTTCTGTTCAG GTATTTGCAGGATTTGTAATAGCTAACCTTTCGGATTGGTGCTCGAAGAAGTTGGGATTATAG
- the LOC103424762 gene encoding uncharacterized vacuolar membrane protein YML018C-like isoform X2, which translates to MNEFSAGFSSTLKLNGVKDFELEIHGSLTRKDSDADLSPHAEEQPLVSKYKDDLNVLKHDKEVTTRQIATYGFYIAPLWFITEYFSNAALARTSVASTTVLSSTSGLFTLFVGAFLGEDSLNVAKVVAVFVSMAGVAMTTLGKTWATDESQLSAANGKRSLVGDMFGLLSAMSYGLFTVLLKKFAGEGGERVDVQKLFGYIGLFTLVLLWWLIWPLTALGIEPKFMIPHSAKLEEVVIANGFIGSVLSDYFWALCVVWTTPLVATLGMSLTIPLAMVADMFIHGRHYSAVYILGSVQVFAGFVIANLSDWCSKKLGL; encoded by the exons ATGAATGAGTTTTCTGCTGGATTTAGTTCTACTCTAAAACTCAATGGAGTGAAAGACTTTGAATTGGAAATTCATGGGTCCTTGACCAGAAAAGACAGTGATGCAGACCTTTCACCTCATGCAGAAGAACAGCCTTTGGTTTCTAAATACAAAGATGATTTAAATGTGCTGAAACATGATAAAGAGGTTACTACGAGGCAAATTGCTACTTATGGGTTTTACATTGCCCCTCTCTGGTTTATTACGGAG TATTTTTCAAATGCTGCTCTTGCGCGTACAAGTGTTGCAAGTACAACAGTATTATCCTCGACGTCAGGACTCTTTACTCTTTTTGTAGGTGCATTCTTGGGCGAAGATTCTTTAAATGTAGCAAAGGTGGTCGCTGTCTTTGTTAGCATGGCTGGTGTAGCTATGACAACTCTGGGCAAAACATGGGCTACGGATGAGTCACAACTGAGTGCCGC CAACGGGAAACGCTCTCTTGTTGGAGATATGTTTGGTCTTCTCTCAGCCATGTCATATGGTCTATTCACTG TTCTTCTTAAAAAGTTTGCGGGTGAAGGAGGAGAAAGGGTTGACGTGCAAAAGTTGTTTGGGTATATTGGATTGTTTACACTTGTATTGTTATGGTGGCTTA TTTGGCCGTTGACAGCATTGGGCATTGAGCCCAAGTTTATGATTCCTCACTCTGCTAAATTGGAAGAAGTTGTTATTGCCAACGGCTTTATTGGAAGTGTACTCTCTGACTACTTCTG GGCACTATGTGTTGTGTGGACAACTCCACTCGTTGCCACCTTGGGCATGTCGCTCACCATTCCCCTTGCTATGGTTGCTGACATGTTCATCCATGGCCGTCATTATTCAGCAGTTTACATACTTGGTTCTGTTCAG GTATTTGCAGGATTTGTAATAGCTAACCTTTCGGATTGGTGCTCGAAGAAGTTGGGATTATAG
- the LOC103424763 gene encoding ER membrane protein complex subunit 7 homolog, translating into MARSWRSNPVVLVLFLLCFSLISSSLAISTDSADGYTIHGRVKIPPSLGVKGFAPYGKISNIKVILNGGQNVTFLRPDGFFSFHNVPAGTHLIEVSAIGYFFSPVRVDVSARNPGKVQAALTENRRPLNEFVLEPLREEQYYEIREPFSIMTLVKSPMGLMVGFMLIVVFLMPKLVENMDPEEMRRTQEEMRNQGVPSLASLLPGAARS; encoded by the exons ATGGCGCGGAGCTGGAGATCCAATCCGGTGGTTCTCGTGCTTTTCCTACTGTGCTTTTCGCTCATCTCTTCGTCACTCGCAATTTCTACCGA CTCTGCCGACGGATACACCATTCATGGCCGAGTAAAGATCCCACCCA GTCTCGGGGTGAAAGGGTTTGCACCTTATGGAAAGATATCAAATATCAAAGTCATACTAAATGGTGGTCAAAATGTTACCTTTCTGAGGCCTGATGGATTTTTTTCATT CCATAATGTGCCTGCGGGGACTCATTTGATTGAAGTGTCTGCGATAGGCTATTTCTTTTCTCCG GTCCGAGTTGATGTTAGTGCTAGAAACCCAGGCAAGGTTCAGGCAGCACTGACTGAGAATAGGAGGCCACTGAATGAGTTTGTTTTGGAGCCATTGAGAGAGGAACAGTATTACGAG ATAAGAGAACCCTTCTCCATAATGACTCTTGTAAAGAGTCCCATGGGACTGATGGTTGGATTTATGCTAATTGTCGTGTTTCTTATGCCGAAATTAGTGGAGAACATGG ATCCCGAAGAAATGAGGCGAACACAAGAAGAAATGAGAAACCAAGGGGTTCCATCGCTGGCAAGTTTGTTACCTG